In one Thermodesulfobacteriota bacterium genomic region, the following are encoded:
- the coaBC gene encoding bifunctional phosphopantothenoylcysteine decarboxylase/phosphopantothenate--cysteine ligase CoaBC translates to MLKEREIVLGVTGGIAAYKAAEFVRLLIKQGARVHVVMTRNAQEFITPLTFQTLSGNPVVTDPFNLLEEAKIGHIALADLAELIVILPATANIIGKVANGIADDFLSTMVMASKAPVLFAPSMNVNMWESPALQQNIEVLKQRGFYFIEPGEGELACHWYGKGRLAELDEVIEKMAEILSPKDLRGEKVLVTAGPTQEPIDPVRFITNRSSGKMGYAIARVARRRGAEVVLISGPTPLGPPRSDIRLVSVRTAEEMRKAVLAHLKDSTVVIKAAAVSDYRPKEVSDRKLKKGGLEISLDLEQTQDILKEVGQQKGGRILVGFAAETEDLIANARKKLKEKNLDLIVANDVTKPGSGFASETNQVKFLFPNGEIKDLPLLSKEEVASLILNEVVSLLNQGTAKRL, encoded by the coding sequence ATGCTGAAGGAAAGAGAGATCGTTTTGGGCGTAACCGGAGGGATCGCGGCCTACAAGGCTGCGGAGTTTGTGAGGCTCCTGATCAAGCAGGGGGCAAGGGTCCACGTGGTGATGACCCGGAATGCCCAGGAATTCATCACCCCCCTGACCTTCCAGACCCTTTCCGGAAACCCTGTGGTGACCGATCCCTTTAATCTCCTGGAAGAGGCCAAGATCGGCCACATCGCCCTGGCCGACCTCGCCGAGCTCATCGTCATCCTTCCGGCCACGGCCAACATCATCGGTAAGGTCGCCAACGGCATCGCAGACGATTTTCTTTCGACCATGGTGATGGCCTCCAAGGCGCCCGTCCTTTTTGCCCCTTCGATGAACGTGAATATGTGGGAGAGCCCCGCCCTTCAGCAGAACATCGAGGTCCTGAAGCAGAGAGGATTCTATTTCATAGAGCCCGGCGAGGGAGAACTGGCCTGCCACTGGTATGGGAAAGGCAGACTCGCCGAGCTGGACGAGGTCATCGAAAAGATGGCGGAGATCCTCTCACCCAAGGACTTGAGGGGTGAGAAAGTCCTCGTCACCGCCGGGCCCACCCAGGAGCCCATCGATCCGGTTCGCTTCATCACCAATCGCTCCTCCGGAAAGATGGGCTATGCCATAGCCAGGGTGGCCAGGAGAAGAGGGGCGGAAGTGGTGCTCATCTCAGGTCCCACGCCTCTTGGGCCTCCCAGGAGCGACATCCGCCTCGTCTCCGTAAGGACGGCCGAGGAGATGCGCAAGGCCGTCCTGGCGCACCTGAAGGACTCCACGGTGGTGATCAAGGCGGCAGCGGTTTCAGACTACCGGCCAAAAGAGGTGAGCGATAGGAAGTTGAAAAAGGGCGGCCTCGAGATCTCTCTCGATCTGGAGCAGACCCAGGATATCCTCAAGGAGGTCGGCCAGCAGAAGGGAGGTCGAATCCTGGTGGGGTTTGCCGCAGAGACAGAAGACCTGATCGCCAATGCAAGAAAGAAATTGAAGGAGAAAAACCTCGACCTGATCGTGGCCAACGATGTGACAAAGCCCGGTTCCGGGTTTGCGTCCGAAACCAATCAGGTGAAATTCCTCTTCCCCAATGGAGAAATAAAGGATCTCCCCCTCCTTTCAAAGGAGGAGGTGGCCAGCCTTATCCTCAATGAGGTCGTATCGTTACTGAATCAGGGCACGGCCAAACGCCTATGA
- a CDS encoding zinc ribbon domain-containing protein: MPIYEYQCNNCNEVFEIFHKIDEACNPACPKCLGPARKLISASSFILKGAGFYVNDYPSPSRKEGKKQEKEASEKSGSSKAEEKRLEKKADAKS, encoded by the coding sequence ATGCCCATCTACGAATATCAGTGTAACAACTGTAACGAAGTCTTTGAAATTTTTCATAAAATAGATGAGGCGTGCAACCCCGCCTGCCCCAAGTGTCTTGGCCCAGCAAGAAAGCTCATCTCAGCATCGAGTTTCATTCTCAAAGGGGCGGGCTTTTACGTGAACGACTATCCCTCCCCCAGTCGGAAAGAGGGCAAAAAGCAAGAGAAGGAGGCTTCGGAGAAATCGGGGAGCTCCAAGGCCGAGGAGAAGCGGCTCGAGAAGAAGGCCGATGCCAAGTCATAG
- a CDS encoding DUF1844 domain-containing protein codes for MAEDRVNEEKEKEKGFTVKDRRFAAQREEATSKPQEEKKEKPKVEPSEEKAERGPLPEITFTSFILSLSTSALVQLGEVEDPLTQKQAKNLPLAKQTIDFIGMLKEKTKGNLTPEEERFMDQILFDLRMRYVRAVE; via the coding sequence ATGGCCGAAGACAGGGTGAATGAGGAAAAAGAGAAGGAGAAGGGATTCACCGTCAAGGACCGGAGATTTGCTGCCCAGAGAGAAGAGGCCACGTCGAAACCGCAAGAAGAGAAGAAGGAAAAACCTAAAGTTGAACCCTCGGAGGAGAAGGCCGAAAGAGGCCCCCTACCTGAAATCACCTTCACCAGTTTCATCCTCTCCCTCAGCACCTCGGCATTGGTCCAGCTTGGGGAGGTGGAAGACCCTCTCACCCAGAAGCAGGCCAAGAACCTTCCATTAGCCAAACAGACGATCGACTTTATCGGGATGTTGAAGGAGAAGACGAAAGGAAACCTCACTCCCGAAGAGGAGAGGTTCATGGACCAGATCCTCTTCGATTTGAGGATGAGGTATGTAAGGGCGGTCGAATGA
- the rpoH gene encoding RNA polymerase sigma factor RpoH → MTYLPSVKNSLDTYLIQINQFPLLTHEEEIELARRYRDHNDISAAHRLITSNLRFVVKVALEYKSYGVKLLDLIQEGNIGLMMAVKKFDPDKGIRFISYAIWWIRAFIQNFIIKTWSLVKIGTTQAQKKLFYKIGKVRKALESDLENEAKYEALAKDLDVNKEDIIEMEQRMAARDLSLDSPFDEGKELTHLDLLQEDSLNQEEILAQEQEKELREREVQRALKRLNEKELFIIKHRIMADDPLTLQEIGDRLKLSRERVRQIESEALKKLKREISPSLQLYA, encoded by the coding sequence ATGACTTATCTGCCCTCTGTCAAGAATTCCCTTGATACCTACCTTATCCAGATTAACCAGTTTCCCCTTTTGACGCATGAGGAGGAGATCGAGCTCGCGAGGAGATATCGTGACCACAACGATATCAGTGCAGCGCACCGACTCATTACATCAAACCTGAGGTTCGTTGTCAAGGTAGCCCTCGAGTACAAATCATACGGGGTAAAGCTCCTCGACCTCATCCAGGAGGGGAATATCGGGTTGATGATGGCCGTCAAGAAGTTCGATCCAGATAAGGGGATCCGGTTCATCTCCTATGCGATCTGGTGGATCAGGGCCTTCATCCAGAATTTCATCATCAAAACCTGGAGCCTGGTCAAGATCGGGACGACCCAGGCCCAGAAAAAACTCTTCTACAAGATCGGAAAGGTGAGAAAGGCCCTCGAATCGGATCTCGAAAACGAGGCCAAGTATGAGGCCCTGGCCAAAGATCTCGATGTTAACAAGGAGGATATCATCGAGATGGAGCAAAGGATGGCGGCAAGAGACCTCTCCCTCGATTCCCCGTTTGACGAAGGGAAGGAACTCACCCATCTCGACCTGCTTCAGGAGGATTCTCTCAACCAGGAGGAGATCTTGGCCCAGGAACAGGAGAAAGAGCTCCGGGAGAGGGAGGTCCAGAGGGCCCTTAAGCGATTGAACGAGAAGGAACTCTTCATCATCAAGCACAGGATCATGGCCGATGATCCTCTCACCCTGCAGGAGATAGGGGACAGGCTGAAGCTTTCGAGAGAAAGGGTGAGACAGATCGAAAGCGAGGCCCTGAAGAAGTTAAAGCGAGAGATCAGCCCCAGCTTGCAACTCTACGCTTAA